In a genomic window of Nostoc sp. UHCC 0870:
- a CDS encoding 3'-5' exoribonuclease domain-containing protein — MEIYISTDIEADGPIPGPYSMLSIGSAAYTADKQLIATFTANLETLPGSQGHPKTMKWWSEQPEAWEACRVNPQPPTQVMQNYHAWLQALPGKPIFVAYPAAFDFMFVYWYLINFVGESPFKHSALDIRSYAMAFLQRNYGESGKENLPTEWLEEIPLAHIALDDAIQQGKLFCNLLQNNLQREH; from the coding sequence ATGGAAATTTACATCAGCACAGATATTGAAGCAGATGGCCCTATCCCTGGGCCGTACTCCATGCTCAGTATTGGCTCGGCAGCTTATACCGCAGATAAACAATTGATCGCAACCTTTACGGCAAACCTGGAAACCTTGCCAGGGTCACAAGGTCATCCCAAAACCATGAAATGGTGGTCAGAACAACCAGAAGCTTGGGAAGCTTGCCGAGTTAACCCACAACCACCAACACAGGTGATGCAGAACTATCACGCTTGGTTACAAGCACTACCCGGTAAACCAATCTTTGTGGCCTATCCAGCTGCTTTCGATTTTATGTTTGTGTATTGGTATTTGATCAACTTTGTGGGAGAGAGTCCCTTTAAGCATTCAGCACTAGACATCCGCTCCTATGCAATGGCATTTCTGCAACGTAATTATGGTGAATCAGGAAAGGAAAACCTCCCAACTGAGTGGTTAGAGGAGATTCCTTTAGCCCATATTGCTCTGGATGATGCCATTCAACAGGGTAAGTTGTTCTGCAATTTGTTGCAGAACAACTTACAGCGTGAACATTAA
- a CDS encoding mechanosensitive ion channel family protein has translation MNILIILAEIGICIFIFLLLSWLLGKLFKLLIKVSILKSNDIKLKILRRNITGFLLLTCLVLCILIVGANSFLIYRGENLQQYKLALIQRIPSGFWITLGIGIAQSIGTAIVAAIALKFLKYGLKLASTYAKNLERNTADDESIDAFFNALNQRIKGGIWLWVIISCTQFLKLPGVVSEYLYIALRIYLIIAVGLLILKAVAAIVDTLDVLSIRYSSPENLLRFYDRLQHLIPFLKRCLEFVIYVCMATLVTQQVQFIANLAAFGPRLIKIIAIIFMSRVLFEIVYLLVEEVLFKNQNLTEMQRSRRLTLVPLFRSLLQYLIYFSVGISILYTLDIDPTPILAGAGIVGIAVGLGAQTLISDIVCGFFILFENYYLVGDYIEAGKLEEKTVEGIVEAIELRTTRIRHPNGQLQIIRNGDIGSITNYSKQYIFAVVEVGVPYNSNLAHVYRVIEEVGQELKANYSDVLESTQIDGVESLGESNLLLRTLTKVKPGKHLHIQRILCKMFMDTLLEESILLHPSSASCEE, from the coding sequence ATGAACATATTAATTATCTTGGCTGAAATTGGCATTTGCATCTTTATTTTCTTACTATTGTCATGGCTTTTAGGAAAGTTATTTAAGCTATTGATTAAAGTTTCAATACTGAAAAGTAACGATATCAAGCTCAAAATACTACGTCGCAATATTACAGGGTTTTTGTTACTGACTTGCTTAGTGTTGTGCATTTTGATTGTAGGTGCTAATAGTTTTCTAATCTATCGCGGTGAAAACCTACAACAGTATAAACTCGCTCTAATTCAGCGTATCCCATCAGGATTTTGGATCACATTGGGAATTGGGATTGCTCAGAGTATTGGTACGGCCATTGTAGCCGCGATCGCACTGAAATTCCTCAAATATGGACTGAAGCTAGCTAGCACTTACGCTAAGAACTTAGAAAGAAATACCGCCGATGATGAAAGTATTGATGCTTTCTTTAACGCCCTCAATCAAAGAATCAAAGGTGGAATTTGGCTGTGGGTAATCATTTCCTGTACTCAGTTTCTCAAGTTACCAGGTGTAGTTTCAGAATATCTGTACATCGCCCTGCGAATCTATCTGATTATTGCGGTGGGATTGCTTATCTTGAAAGCAGTGGCTGCGATCGTTGATACCCTAGATGTTCTCAGCATCAGATATTCCAGCCCTGAGAACCTGTTGCGATTCTACGATCGCCTCCAACACCTAATACCCTTTTTGAAACGGTGTCTGGAATTTGTCATCTACGTCTGTATGGCAACATTAGTCACCCAGCAAGTACAATTCATAGCCAACCTGGCTGCTTTTGGTCCACGACTTATCAAGATCATCGCCATCATCTTTATGAGTCGTGTGTTGTTTGAAATCGTCTACTTACTCGTTGAAGAGGTGCTATTCAAAAACCAAAATTTGACTGAAATGCAAAGAAGTAGGCGTTTAACGCTTGTTCCTCTGTTTCGGAGTTTATTACAATATTTAATCTATTTCAGCGTGGGAATTTCGATTCTTTATACCCTCGACATTGATCCGACTCCTATACTGGCTGGTGCAGGTATTGTGGGTATAGCTGTAGGTCTAGGCGCACAGACACTAATTAGTGATATAGTTTGCGGCTTCTTTATTCTGTTTGAAAACTACTATTTAGTAGGGGACTATATAGAAGCAGGGAAACTCGAAGAGAAAACTGTTGAAGGTATAGTTGAGGCGATTGAACTAAGAACCACCCGCATTAGACATCCTAATGGTCAATTACAGATTATTCGCAATGGGGATATTGGCTCAATTACCAATTACTCCAAACAGTATATATTTGCAGTAGTGGAAGTTGGTGTACCTTATAATTCCAACCTAGCTCATGTCTACAGAGTCATTGAGGAAGTAGGACAAGAGTTAAAAGCAAATTATTCAGATGTCCTCGAATCTACACAAATAGATGGAGTGGAAAGTCTTGGTGAATCTAACTTGTTGCTGCGGACATTGACAAAAGTGAAGCCAGGAAAACATCTCCATATACAGCGTATTCTTTGCAAAATGTTCATGGATACCTTACTTGAAGAAAGTATTCTACTTCATCCTTCCAGCGCAAGTTGTGAAGAGTAA